In Methylacidiphilum infernorum V4, a single window of DNA contains:
- a CDS encoding alpha-amylase family glycosyl hydrolase, which produces MEKERTPIDKKKKKVWIYNIFPRLLGKIENWQNHLDRIIWMGFKVLFINPISPSGASHSLYSILNPKAISPEYGSIEQFKEFLNRCHGEGILVWLDLVANHVAIDSPLVNEHPDWFIWEGDHPKNPGCIDNGQWISWKDLAQFNFSNPHLIDYLKSVIEYWLWIGVDGFRADYAYGVPQEIWKELIAHAHSVNPDVQFFGEALGCPPEEVVKVAKSGFDFMASSIFWWDGQQPWWPEQRALFEKESIKLVGFPESHDTQRCASYEEALLKLQRAYEQSEGILIPAGFEFGFRRKLDVVKTIPQWWYEEMPGRWNLSLKIRQLALG; this is translated from the coding sequence ATGGAAAAAGAACGAACACCGATTGATAAAAAAAAGAAGAAGGTATGGATTTATAACATCTTCCCTCGGCTCCTGGGCAAAATTGAAAATTGGCAAAATCATCTTGATCGAATCATCTGGATGGGTTTTAAAGTCCTATTCATTAACCCGATCAGTCCTTCTGGAGCCTCTCACAGCCTTTATTCGATTTTAAATCCCAAGGCTATTTCTCCCGAATACGGATCGATAGAACAGTTTAAAGAATTTTTAAACCGCTGTCATGGCGAGGGCATCCTGGTCTGGCTTGATCTCGTAGCTAATCATGTTGCCATCGATTCTCCCTTGGTCAATGAACATCCAGATTGGTTCATTTGGGAGGGAGATCATCCCAAGAATCCGGGCTGTATAGACAACGGCCAGTGGATTAGTTGGAAAGATCTAGCCCAATTTAACTTTTCCAATCCCCACCTTATCGATTATTTAAAATCGGTGATCGAATATTGGCTATGGATAGGCGTAGATGGATTTCGAGCTGATTATGCTTACGGGGTTCCTCAAGAGATCTGGAAAGAACTTATTGCTCACGCCCATTCGGTCAATCCCGATGTTCAATTCTTTGGTGAAGCCCTAGGTTGCCCTCCTGAAGAGGTCGTTAAGGTAGCTAAAAGCGGTTTTGATTTTATGGCGAGTTCCATTTTTTGGTGGGATGGACAGCAGCCCTGGTGGCCGGAGCAGAGGGCTCTTTTTGAGAAAGAATCCATTAAGCTTGTAGGTTTTCCTGAAAGTCATGATACCCAAAGGTGTGCATCCTATGAAGAAGCGTTATTAAAATTGCAACGGGCTTATGAACAGAGTGAAGGCATATTGATTCCCGCCGGATTCGAATTTGGTTTTCGTAGAAAACTCGACGTGGTGAAAACGATCCCTCAATGGTGGTATGAAGAAATGCCGGGAAGGTGGAACTTGTCTTTAAAAATAAGACAATTAGCCTTGGGTTAA
- a CDS encoding VOC family protein, translated as MIAIGSIHHVTLTVNDLDISIRFYTQLLGLQPIERPSFPFKGAWFKVGTQQLHLIEREEKQRTSSLVINPQQQHVAFRVKNIQKALQWLRTNGYKEDHPDPTQRLLVNLESRAGFPQIFLFDPDGHLLEINAEDKGD; from the coding sequence ATGATTGCAATAGGTTCTATCCATCATGTCACTTTGACCGTAAATGATCTGGATATATCTATCCGGTTTTATACTCAGCTGCTTGGACTTCAACCGATTGAAAGACCTTCCTTTCCTTTTAAAGGAGCTTGGTTTAAAGTGGGAACCCAGCAACTGCACTTAATCGAGAGGGAAGAAAAACAACGAACATCAAGCCTGGTCATAAACCCCCAGCAACAGCATGTTGCTTTTCGAGTAAAAAACATTCAAAAGGCATTGCAATGGTTGAGGACAAACGGATACAAAGAAGATCACCCCGATCCTACTCAAAGGTTATTGGTCAACTTAGAGAGTCGAGCCGGTTTTCCCCAAATTTTCTTGTTCGATCCCGATGGCCATCTCCTTGAAATCAATGCTGAAGATAAAGGGGATTGA
- a CDS encoding VanZ family protein, translated as MLSSLPGTTVAQITFNLSDKLLHVVAYTGLGFLFSWASTRTIQGVILTALFGALDENYQRMVPGRECDLYDWFADCLGAAVGSTVYLGLFRFFYSRKKRLPQADGINIKNR; from the coding sequence ATGCTTTCTTCCCTTCCCGGGACAACGGTTGCTCAAATTACATTCAATCTTTCCGATAAACTCCTTCATGTTGTCGCCTATACGGGTCTTGGATTTCTCTTTAGCTGGGCTTCAACTCGAACTATCCAAGGGGTAATTTTAACAGCCCTTTTTGGTGCCCTCGACGAAAACTACCAGAGAATGGTTCCTGGAAGGGAATGCGACCTTTACGACTGGTTTGCCGACTGCCTTGGAGCGGCCGTCGGATCAACTGTTTACTTGGGGTTATTCCGGTTTTTTTATTCTAGGAAAAAAAGATTACCCCAGGCCGATGGCATAAACATAAAAAACAGATAA
- a CDS encoding FIST signal transduction protein, whose translation MNISSSALVKTGLAYGQTPYEVVESLYRQGIRQPEFSICFVSSSLDQKQCVRAIKQSLQGHLWGLSSAGEFNGIQETMTCGGIFLLAVEPLGDVLLSNVAMGKMDDEYPEKSAKEVVDCAFEGLKFNPELLYLGLSGRKPSEMLKATPFSLLIAHSHIGSEEKCLKGVCEFVGRGVRIVGGSGADALYLERVTETYCYAEERAEKNALSVLALASTLKNGVGIANAFQPIAGKGAFVTESSGRVVYSLNNRIAADVYTELTQSAGWQEASKAFNSHPFGIVEPVSGYWHVHSPAAIQKDGSIVFFSEIPQGSGVSLLEANPQSRIESVRIAVQRAIADAGYPRKIAALVFFNCILCHQQSERLQTASAEVKAVKELVGETVPLIGASTYGETGYTLSGTVGHHNQTTTVWVLGDEPITR comes from the coding sequence CAGGGAATTAGACAGCCGGAGTTTTCCATCTGTTTCGTCTCAAGTTCACTGGACCAAAAGCAATGTGTCCGAGCTATAAAGCAATCTTTACAGGGTCATCTCTGGGGGCTCTCCAGCGCAGGTGAATTCAACGGTATTCAAGAGACGATGACTTGTGGAGGTATTTTTCTCCTCGCCGTTGAACCCCTGGGAGATGTCCTCCTCTCTAACGTGGCCATGGGAAAGATGGACGATGAATACCCGGAAAAATCGGCCAAAGAAGTCGTAGATTGCGCTTTTGAAGGGTTAAAGTTTAATCCGGAACTCCTTTACCTAGGCCTATCGGGAAGAAAGCCTTCAGAAATGCTTAAAGCAACCCCTTTTTCTCTTCTCATAGCCCATTCTCATATCGGATCTGAAGAGAAATGTTTAAAAGGCGTCTGTGAATTTGTTGGTCGAGGAGTCAGGATAGTCGGCGGTAGCGGTGCCGATGCTCTTTACCTGGAGCGAGTTACAGAAACCTACTGTTATGCCGAAGAAAGAGCTGAAAAAAATGCCTTGTCCGTTCTTGCTCTCGCCTCAACCCTGAAAAACGGAGTAGGTATAGCTAACGCTTTTCAGCCCATCGCCGGCAAGGGGGCCTTCGTTACGGAAAGTTCGGGAAGAGTTGTCTATTCGTTAAACAACAGGATCGCAGCCGATGTGTACACGGAACTGACGCAATCTGCCGGCTGGCAAGAAGCCTCAAAAGCTTTTAACAGTCATCCCTTTGGGATAGTCGAACCGGTAAGTGGCTATTGGCATGTCCATAGTCCAGCCGCAATTCAAAAGGACGGCTCTATAGTTTTCTTCTCTGAAATTCCTCAAGGCTCCGGAGTCTCACTTCTTGAAGCTAACCCGCAGAGCCGTATAGAGTCCGTTCGAATAGCTGTGCAAAGAGCCATAGCTGACGCGGGATATCCCCGCAAAATTGCCGCTTTGGTCTTTTTTAACTGCATTCTTTGCCATCAACAGTCTGAAAGATTGCAAACGGCAAGCGCGGAAGTCAAAGCCGTCAAGGAACTCGTTGGGGAAACTGTTCCTCTGATTGGAGCTTCAACTTACGGGGAGACCGGCTATACCCTTTCGGGAACGGTAGGCCACCATAACCAAACTACCACGGTATGGGTTTTGGGGGATGAACCGATAACCCGTTAG